One segment of Prionailurus bengalensis isolate Pbe53 chromosome E3, Fcat_Pben_1.1_paternal_pri, whole genome shotgun sequence DNA contains the following:
- the TRIM56 gene encoding E3 ubiquitin-protein ligase TRIM56 — MVSQGSSPSLLEALSSDFLACKICLEQLRAPKTLPCLHTYCQDCLAQLAEGGHLRCPECRETVPVPAAGVAAFKTNFFVNGLLDLVRARAGGDLRAGKPACALCPLMGGAGTGGPATARCLDCADDLCQACADGHRCTRQTHTHRVVDLVGYRAGWYDEEARERQAAQCPQHPGEALRFLCQPCSQLLCRECRLDPHLDHPCLPLAEAVRARRPGLEELLAGVDSNLAELEAARMTEKEALARLREQAARVGMQVEEVAEGVLRALLAQKQEVLGQLRAHVEAAEEAARERLEELEGREQVARAAAAFARRVLSLGREAEILSLEGAIAQRLRQLQGCPWMPGPSPRLLPQLEFHPGLLDKNCRLLGLSFEEQPQKDGGQEGAGSQGGDETSSQREDGAKSERHGGIQPQSRAGACTPKENRAQTPQEDGTQTPKEDRAKTPQEDGAQTPKEGRAQTPLEDEGAQTPRGGRSNKKRKFKGRLKSVSREPSPVPGLNLEGSGLLPRPIFSCSFPTRMPGDKRSPRITGLCPFGPREILVADEQNRALKRFSLNGDYKGAVPVPEGCSPCSVAALQGAVAFSAGARLYLISPDGEVQWRRALSLSQASHAVAAMPSGDRVAVSVSGHVEVYNMEGSLATRFIPGGKANRGLRALVFLTTSPQGNFVGSDWQQNSVVVCDGLGQVIGEYRGPGLHGCQPGSVSVDKKGYIFLTLREVNKVVILDPKGSLLGDFLTAYHGLEKPRVTTMVDGRHLVVSLSNGTIHVFRVRSPDS; from the coding sequence ATGGTTTCCCAGGGATCCTCACCCTCCCTACTGGAAGCCCTGAGCAGCGACTTCCTGGCCTGTAAAATATGCCTGGAGCAGCTTCGGGCACCCAAAACGTTGCCCTGCCTGCACACCTACTGCCAGGACTGCCTGGCCCAGCTGGCCGAGGGAGGCCACCTCCGATGCCCTGAGTGCCGAGAGACCGTGCCCGTGCCAGCGGCGGGCGTGGCCGCCTTCAAGACCAACTTCTTTGTCAACGGGCTCCTGGATTTGGTGAGGGCCCGGGCTGGCGGAGACCTGCGCGCGGGGAAGCCAGCCTGCGCGCTGTGTCCCCTGATGGGGGGGGCCGGCACGGGGGGGCCGGCCACTGCCCGGTGCCTGGACTGCGCGGACGACCTGTGCCAGGCCTGCGCTGACGGGCACCGCTGCACTCGGCAGACCCACACCCACCGGGTGGTGGACCTGGTGGGCTACCGGGCAGGCTGGTACGACGAGGAGGCCCGGGAGCGCCAGGCGGCCCAGTGCCCTCAGCACCCGGGAGAGGCCCTGCGCTTCCTGTGCCAGCCCTGCTCCCAGCTGCTGTGCCGCGAGTGCCGCCTGGACCCCCACCTGGACCATCCCTGCCTGCCACTGGCCGAGGCTGTGCGCGCCCGCAGGCCAGGCCTGGAGGAGCTGTTGGCAGGCGTGGACAGCAACCTGGCGGAGCTTGAGGCCGCCCGGATGACGGAAAAGGAAGCTTTGGCCCGGCTGCGGGAACAGGCAGCTAGGGTGGGAATGCAGGTGGAGGAAGTGGCCGAGGGGGTCCTCCGGGCCCTACTAGCCCAGAAGCAGGAGGTGCTGGGGCAGCTACGGGCCCACGTAGAGGCTGCTGAGGAGGCTGCTCGGGAGAGACTGGAGGAGCTGGAGGGCCGGGAGCAGGTGGCCAGGGCGGCGGCCGCCTTTGCCCGTCGGGTGCTCAGCTTGGGTCGCGAGGCCGAGATACTTTCTCTGGAAGGGGCGATTGCCCAGAGACTCCGGCAGCTGCAGGGCTGTCCCTGGATGCCAGGGCCATCCCCCCGCCTGCTGCCCCAGCTGGAGTTCCATCCTGGGCTCCTGGACAAGAACTGCCGCCTGCTAGGGCTCTCCTTTGAGGAACAGCCCCAGAAGGACGGTGGGCAAGAAGGAGCTGGAAGCCAGGGAGGTGATGAAACTTCAAGCCAGAGAGAGGACGGAGCCAAGTCAGAGAGACACGGTGGAATCCAGCCCCAGAGTAGGGCTGGAGCTTGCACCCCAAAGGAGAACAGAGCCCAGACACCCCAGGAGGATGGAACCCAGACCCCAAAGGAGGACAGAGCCAAGACACCCCAGGAAGACGGAGCCCAGACTCCAAAAGAGGGCAGagcccagacacccctagaagATGAAGGGGCCCAGACCCCGAGGGGTGGCAGATCCAACAAGAAGAGGAAGTTCAAAGGCAGGCTCAAGTCAGTTTCCCGGgagcccagcccagtgcctgggcTGAACCTGGAGGGCTCtggcctcctccccaggcccaTTTTCTCCTGCAGCTTCCCCACGCGGATGCCAGGAGACAAGCGGTCTCCCCGCATCACAGGGCTCTGTCCCTTTGGCCCCCGGGAGATCCTGGTGGCGGATGAGCAGAATAGGGCGCTGAAGCGCTTCTCCCTCAATGGCGACTACAAGGGCGCGGTGCCCGTCCCCGAGGGCTGCTCCCCATGTAGCGTGGCTGCCCTGCAGGGAGCAGTGGCCTTCTCGGCTGGCGCGAGGCTCTACCTCATCAGCCCTGATGGTGAGGTGCAGTGGCGCCGGGCCCTGAGCCTCTCCCAGGCCAGCCACGCTGTGGCTGCCATGCCGAGTGGGGACCGCGTGGCCGTCAGTGTGTCAGGCCACGTGGAAGTGTACAACATGGAAGGCAGCCTGGCCACCCGGTTCATCCCTGGGGGCAAGGCCAACAGGGGCCTGCGGGCGCTGGTGTTCCTGACCACCAGCCCCCAGGGCAATTTTGTGGGGTCCGACTGGCAGCAGAACAGCGTGGTGGTCTGTGATGGTCTGGGTCAGGTGATTGGTGAGTACCGGGGGCCAGGCCTGCATGGCTGCCAGCCAGGCTCTGTGTCCGTGGATAAGAAAGGCTACATCTTCCTGACCCTTCGCGAGGTCAACAAGGTGGTGATCCTGGATCCAAAGGGGTCACTGCTCGGCGACTTCCTGACGGCCTATCATGGCCTGGAAAAGCCTAGGGTGACCACCATGGTGGACGGCAGGCACCTGGTTGTGTCTCTCAGTAACGGGACCATTCATGTCTTTCGGGTCCGGTCTCCTGATAGTTAA